One window of the Leishmania panamensis strain MHOM/PA/94/PSC-1 chromosome 8 sequence genome contains the following:
- a CDS encoding amastin-like protein (TriTrypDB/GeneDB-style sysID: LpmP.08.0670), translating into MVFTVTLLLYAVLQFIAFIFVLVATPLDMFRVKDLGRFGNTPCLTLWGGKENCNTVRSDTSYVELWSFCPDRLARFRLAEVFAVISIFVYGSAVLLGFIVVFCCTCLRWICLALNIGGALTVCVVWVLMVFDYQHADGLCPAINTRFNFGNGFGLFLAANFLDIINIVLLLIPCKPMDPSKENTQW; encoded by the coding sequence ATGGTGTTCACCGTCACCCTTCTGCTCTACGCGGTCCTCCAGTTCATCGCGTTCATCTTTGTGCTCGTGGCCACGCCCCTCGACATGTTTCGCGTGAAGGATTTGGGTAGATTTGGCAACACGCCTTGCCTGACACTGTGGGGCGGGAAGGAGAACTGCAACACCGTGAGGAGCGACACCAGTTATGTCGAATTGTGGTCCTTCTGCCCCGATCGCCTTGCTAGGTTTCGCTTGGCTGAGGTGTTCGCTGTCATCTCCATCTTCGTGTACGGCTCGGCGGTCCTCCTCGGTTTCATTGTGGTGTTCTGCTGCACTTGCCTCCGCTGGATCTGCCTTGCGCTCAACATCGGTGGAGCTCTCACAGTGTGCGTCGTGTGGGTGCTCATGGTGTTTGACTACCAGCACGCCGATGGCCTTTGCCCGGCCATCAACACCCGCTTTAACTTCGGTAACGGCTTCGGGCTGTTCTTGGCGGCCAACTTCCTGGACATCATCAACATAGTGCTTTTGCTGATCCCTTGCAAGCCCATGGACCCGAGTAAGGAAAACACGCAGTGGTAG